In one Lolium rigidum isolate FL_2022 chromosome 3, APGP_CSIRO_Lrig_0.1, whole genome shotgun sequence genomic region, the following are encoded:
- the LOC124696045 gene encoding uncharacterized protein LOC124696045, giving the protein MAVRPAATAGAARYTTTVYSSGSPVHQPEQPERVMAKGREPPNQPAFEPKYIYTLTESEQGPPKVKLSGELSLQEPTHFHCSMELKSSSSPYLQPSATMPSTRRNSFQGVGVDATAGGGRSSSPFGPTSSDPLCSLHLKETSEFVRSSFPMAALARSNSSNGHGYYHHNEASTTSSSSSSTASAQRRRSVEQQVPGTPGRPLLFLATSSSSPAHHQLVSARRSVPSKWEDAEKWLRQPSDQRGHHHAKAASKQHHNGGGLVQRGAGVEEEKAPVTARRTSLDANALALYTPPAEVLLKDKFTDNVEPSKERFVFRSSYCEPAKNASAVVAGDDDLHRRDIGTEMTPLGSSTTSRCHTPIKSTSPLRHNTPTGRSGPLVPYNGGSGMDISELTDCHFAKLDLGAQFDAMLINWSSKEEEEEEVSKSLRHFEASAGGGGTCDKRAAVTDCRWDDDERTKSCIRYQREEAKIQAWINLESAKAEAQSRKLEVKIQKMRSNLEEKLMKRMTSVHRRGEEWRAAAQSQHLQQLRRATTEHHARRVKTISHHLSAGTGTNAASCGCFPCNSNNIKKSHLNQARVLAPAIPARGPARRWEILQRRAYLPRDLRRDPAYAVDSPPWTRWFEAEHEERRAGIEAHLEDLDDEDVDYKAQEEAHVEPLAPQALPPPVAVKEEEEEA; this is encoded by the exons ATGGCCGTCCGTCCTGCTGCAACAGCCGGAGCAGCTCGGTACACCACCACCGTGTACTCTTCTGGATCACCAGTTCACCAGCCGGAGCAGCCGGAGCGCGTCATGGCCAAGGGCAGGGAACCACCGAACCAGCCAG CATTTGAACCCAAGTATATATATACTTTAACTGAATCGGAGCAGGGGCCTCCT AAAGTGAAGCTAAGCGGGGAGCTCAGCTTACAGGAACCAACACACTTCCATTGTTCCATGGAGctcaagtcctcctcctccccctaccTCCAGCCCTCTGCAACTATGCCCTCCACAAGACGA AACTCATTCCAAGGAGTAGGAGTTGATGCAacggctggaggaggaagaagcagcaGCCCGTTTGGGCCCACATCCAGTGACCCACTCTGCAGCCTCCACCTGAAAGAGACCTCTGAGTTCGTCAGGTCCTCCTTCCCCATGGCCGCCTTGGCCAGGAGCAACAGCAGCAATGGCCACGGCTACTACCACCACAACGaggcctccaccacctcctcctcgtcttcctccacggCCTCGGCCCAGAGACGGAGATCAGTGGAGCAGCAGGTCCCGGGGACACCGGGGCGGCCATTGCTGTTCCTCGCCACCTCCTCCTCGAGCCCTGCCCACCACCAGCTCGTCTCCGCGAGGAGGTCGGTGCCCTCCAAGTGGGAGGACGCGGAGAAGTGGCTGAGGCAGCCGTCCGACCAACGCGGTCACCACCATGCCAAGGCGGCCTCCAAGCAGCACCATAATGGTGGCGGCCTGGTTCAGAGAGGCGCCGGCGTagaggaggagaaggcgccggTGACGGCGAGGAGAACCTCGCTGGATGCCAATGCGCTTGCGTTGTATACACCACCTGCAGAAGTGCTCCTCAAAG ACAAGTTCACGGACAATGTGGAGCCGTCCAAGGAGCGCTTCGTGTTCCGGAGCTCCTACTGCGAGCCGGCGAAGAATGCCTCGGCGGTGGTGGCCGGCGACGATGACCTCCACCGGAGGGATATAGGCACGGAGATGACGCCCCTAGGGAGCTCCACGACCTCACGGTGCCACACGCCGATCAAGAGCACCTCACCGCTCAGGCACAACACGCCGACGGGTCGGTCGGGGCCCCTAGTGCCGTACAACGGCGGCAGCGGCATGGACATCTCGGAGCTCACCGACTGCCATTTCGCCAAGCTGGACCTCGGCGCGCAGTTCGACGCCATGCTCATCAACTGGAgctccaaggaggaggaggaagaggaggtgtcCAAGAGCCTCAGGCACTTCGAGGCAAGTGCTGGTGGTGGAGGAACTTGCGATAAGCGTGCTGCCGTCACCGATTGTCGCTGGGATGATGATGAGAGAACTAAGAGCTGCATAAG GTATCAGAGAGAAGAGGCAAAGATTCAAGCCTGGATTAACCTGGAGAGTGCCAAAGCTGAAGCACAATCCAGAAAGCTAGAG GTGAAGATTCAGAAGATGCGGTCGAACCTGGAGGAGAAGCTGATGAAGCGGATGACGAGCGTGCACAGGCGCGGCGAGGAgtggcgcgcggcggcgcagtCACAGCACCTGCAGCAGCTCAGGCGCGCCACCACGGAGCACCACGCCCGGAGGGTGAAGACGATAAGCCACCATCTCTCAGCTGGGACCGGGACCAACGCGGCGTCCTGCGGCTGCTTCCCCTGCAACAGCAACAACATC AAAAAATCACACCTCAACCAGGCGAGGGTGCTGGCGCCCGCCATCCCAGCGCGTGGCCCTGCCCGCCGTTGGGAGATCCTGCAACGGCGAGCGTACCTGCCGCGAGATCTAAGGCGGGACCCTGCCTACGCCGTGGACTCGCCACCGTGGACAAGGTGGTTCGAGGCCGAACACGAGGAGCGGCGCGCCGGTATCGAGGCGCACCTCGAAGACCTTGACGATGAGGACGTGGACTACAAGGCACAGGAGGAGGCGCACGTGGAGCCACTTGCGCCCCAGGCACTGCCGCCTCCGGTGgccgtgaaggaggaggaggaggaggcgtag